Proteins from a single region of Arctopsyche grandis isolate Sample6627 chromosome 1, ASM5162203v2, whole genome shotgun sequence:
- the LOC143919454 gene encoding uncharacterized protein LOC143919454 — MANIENTSYDLQERLFHFTRCFVAEVEGILTHHYDILEGNVENSGKLIEIFSELPIVVAGVKAKPLLKSLEKPLQVIYKNKSLEFYNLVYDFKKCEKKARREFVKIAFDVFKCLEFQFGGVTSTRGLSKAMQRLGKDAAHRYINSFIKEEEDSPSNENKFLKKAKKIFTPQLPKSKPEFEKTAQRVFSGKSKSKKIGGFISIHKKLIKPGYDVQYICQYCNKLHDDWNTGNLYDEVGIIRESADSEDFEVYVREKSNHKKYGFRLSLSDEDLCGFKPLVKYRFAENCEDACIFPRCLKHTNFYDEQYDSVLRKIDDDDDKAVTSRISKSVEILQTEFSVDMELLKNLFESYGERAFEMFLLAQKDTKENHEDLKMKVVEVSEKLDSFKHELIDQQNKKPRVLFRLKKPVKLFTGRVAELSKIHKALNQRKTTIISQTASIVGLGGIGKTELSKMYAKEYDSYYSNIIFIDSEKQDAILESFKELARHLKIDVKDEKDKERDMKVVVENIYRVFNETGKTLMIFDNVEKYGDIKFFIFDDVSESNFIYTLINSRRQDWEVGDKGEIEVIRLNIFSDEEAMNFLEDALVNEYKEDLVTLMKLLENFPLGLKQAVGYIQQQNSKKRKVRNFTVNDYLILYREQKEKILNEGFNKTDDIYNQTVTTTWTITLQNIEENEDCGKLAISIFEIMGYLSPDHIPIEQIFTILEEDVNLIWDAVELLELYSMISIDVNRMANIHRLVQEVTRMKLRQNKNEEVVLKCSLKLLENLELEEHIVSVWEHSSDFPGLVKDFFYKCQYGTQRNTPLHLLASCRNDSVAVSNILKHLKDNTIIENNNLTLETPIIKAILADNLHVVKYLAELGADLCSDRFMRTSLHYAAMKGREDIVRYLIDKDNKLVKVKTIDGKTALDYAILGGHPNTVEILVPKNNDYYVFHARLKHAVKSKNSDEFIEIIKNAKETNYNLLSSKFEGRMALDIAVNKFDARVVKYLIDCKICVNQRSIRGQTPLHFAFERGNIEVINVLLENGADEQLRSNDGKTLLHFVSSYTETSKILLEKGFDPNEPDKYGDTPFMIAVRWRKHDLIELMLDYGANPNIRNKKGNTSLFDIVEHGDIETLKVFLDRADLNMTNIDGETALCRSIVVRKPEMFNLLLEHGADPTITNKHKNTVIHTIVEFNEVERFKSILNKGVNLNICDVDGFSLLHYAVKNVNIEIFQLLLDENVDLNIPNNHGETPIFYAIRCCNYKAVELLLERGADTNMVNKNGDTFLHYAVATNEVSLFESILKQCKNFALVRNQKNETVLHWAAKSGNHQMLELILKQEIDLNVTDKDGLTPLHHAALCGNLETMMILLDKGADSKVVTFDGNTLLHCAAHKCNNIELKVIERLGFDITSVNNNGKSLLHIAVIGANISAAIFFLERGIEPNIIDVNHRTPLHWAVLTNELEEISKLLIRNGADLNAADKFDCTPLHYAVEKSKYNLTKMLIQRGAEINARDKLGRTALHKFTKNSIPFVDLLLKKGANVDIVDVYERSPLYYMVIPKNLKSPNFNMIALMSRFGAVKLDKTGWTLLHVAVVYLQYPVVVDIFQRLDNIDVNVRDNSGRTPLHMAAARGRVGIVALLIRNGADIDATDDRGNTPLQSAIEKSRIKVVEYLKEKR; from the coding sequence ATGGCTAACATTGAAAATACGTCATACGATCTCCAGGAAAGATTGTTCCACTTTACCAGGTGTTTTGTCGCAGAGGTTGAAGGGATATTGACACACCATTATGACATTTTAGAAGGTAATGTGGAAAACTCAGGAAAACTCATAGAAATCTTTTCAGAATTACCAATCGTCGTAGCAGGTGTGAAAGCAAAGCCATTGCTTAAGTCACTAGAAAAACCGTTGCAAGtcatttataaaaacaaatcttTGGAATTCTACAACTTAGTATATGACTTTAAGAAATGTGAAAAGAAGGCAAGACGTGAATTTGTGAAGATTGCTTTTGACGTGTTTAAATGTTTAGAATTTCAATTTGGTGGTGTTACTTCGACGCGTGGATTGTCAAAAGCAATGCAAAGATTGGGTAAAGATGCAGCTCATAGGTATATTAACAGTTTCATAAAAGAAGAAGAGGATTCGCCTTCGAACGAAAACAAGTTCttgaaaaaagcaaaaaaaatcttCACACCTCAGTTACCAAAGTCTAAGCCAGAATTTGAGAAAACAGCTCAAAGAGTATTCAGCGGTAAATCTAAGTCGAAAAAGATAGGTGGATTTATTTCCATTCATAAGAAGCTCATAAAACCTGGATATGATGTTCAATACATCTGTCAATATTGTAACAAATTACACGACGACTGGAATACAGGGAATCTATACGATGAAGTCGGAATTATACGCGAAAGCGCTGATTCTGAAGATTTTGAAGTATATGTAAGAGAAAAGtctaatcataaaaaatacggCTTTCGTCTTAGTTTATCTGATGAAGATCTATGTGGATTTAAACCGTTGGTTAAATATAGATTTGCAGAAAACTGTGAAGATGCTTGTATATTTCCAAGGTGTTTAAAACATACGAATTTCTATGATGAACAATACGATTCAGTTCTGAGAAAAatcgatgacgatgatgataaaGCAGTCACAAGCAGAATCTCCAAGTCGGTAGAAATATTACAAACTGAATTCTCAGTagacatggaattattaaaaaaccTTTTTGAAAGCTATGGAGAGAGAGCTTTCGAAATGTTTTTATTGGCACAAAAGGACACCAAAGAAAATCACGAAGACTTAAAGATGAAGGTTGTAGAAGTTAGTGAAAAActtgatagttttaaacatgaaTTGATTGATCAACAGAATAAGAAACCTCGCGTTTTGTTTCGTTTGAAGAAACCGGTGAAATTGTTCACTGGAAGAGTCGCAGAACTGAGTAAAATCCACAAAGCACTAAACCAACGTAAAACAACTATAATTTCTCAGACAGCATCGATTGTCGGTTTGGGTGGAATAGGTAAGACTGAATTATCCAAGATGTATGCCAAAGAATACGATAGCTATTATTCAAACATAATCTTCATTGACTCTGAAAAACAGGATGCAATATTGGAATCTTTTAAAGAGTTGGCACGACATCTAAAAATTGATGTAAAAGACGAGAAAGATAAAGAGCGCGACATGAAGGTGGTCGTGGAAAACATTTACAGAGTTTTTAACGAAACTGGAAAAACGTTAATGATATTCGATAATGTCGAAAAATATGGTGACataaaattctttatttttgaCGATGTTTCTGAAAGCAATTTTATATACACTTTGATAAATTCTAGACGGCAAGATTGGGAAGTGGGAGATAAGGGTGAAATTGAAGTGATTCGTTTGAATATATTTAGTGATGAAGAAGCTATGAATTTCTTGGAGGATGCGTTAGTAAATGAATATAAAGAAGATCTTGTAACGCTAATGAAATTATTAGAAAACTTCCCCTTGGGATTGAAACAAGCCGTTGGATATATCCAACAGCAAAACAGCAAAAAGAGAAAAGTTCGAAATTTCACGGTAAACGattatctaatattatatagGGAGCAAAAGGAGAAGATACTGAACGAGGGCTTTAACAAAACCGATGATATTTACAATCAAACGGTTACTACGACATGGACAATCACACTTCAAAATATCGAAGAAAATGAAGATTGTGGAAAGTTGGCGATCTCTATATTCGAAATTATGGGCTACTTGTCTCCTGATCATATTCCCATAGAGCAAATCTTTACAATATTAGAGGAGgatgtaaatttaatatggGATGCTGTGGAATTACTCGAATTATACTCTATGATAAGTATAGATGTTAACAGAATGGCAAACATTCATCGTCTTGTGCAGGAGGTCACGAGAATGAAACTtcgacaaaataaaaatgaagaagTTGTATTGAAGTGCTCGTTAAAACTTTTGGAAAACCTTGAATTAGAAGAACACATCGTCAGTGTTTGGGAACATTCATCCGATTTTCCTGGATtagtaaaagattttttttacaaatgtcAATATGGCACGCAGAGAAATACCCCTCTTCATCTATTGGCATCTTGTCGAAATGATTCCGTTGCCGTCTCCAACATATTAAAACACTTGAAAGACAATACaatcattgaaaataataatttaactttGGAAACACCAATAATAAAAGCGATACTGGCGGACAACTTACATGTCGTTAAATATTTAGCAGAACTTGGTGCAGATTTATGTTCAGATAGATTTATGAGAACATCATTACATTACGCTGCTATGAAGGGCCGTGAGGATATTGTACGATATCTAATCGACAAAGACAATAAACTGGTCAAAGTGAAAACTATAGATGGTAAAACCGCTCTCGATTATGCAATATTGGGAGGACATCCAAATACAGTCGAGATTCTCGTGCCAAAGAACAACGATTACTATGTTTTTCATGCTCGTTTGAAGCATGCAGTAAAATCGAAAAACTCTGATGAATTTATCGaaataatcaaaaatgccaAAGAAACGAACTATAATTTGCTATCGTCAAAATTTGAGGGAAGAATGGCTTTGGATATTGCGGTAAATAAATTTGACGCAAGGGTTGTCAAATACCTTATTGATTGCAAAATTTGTGTAAACCAACGAAGCATTAGAGGCCAAACTCCACTTCATTTTGCTTTTGAACGTGGAAATATTGAAGTCATCAATGTTCTTTTGGAAAACGGAGCAGATGAGCAATTAAGAAGTAACGACGGCAAAACATTACTGCACTTTGTATCTTCATATACTGAAACCTCAAAGATTCTACTAGAAAAAGGATTTGACCCAAACGAACCTGATAAATATGGTGACACGCCTTTTATGATAGCCGTTCGCTGGCGTAAACATGATTTAATCGAACTGATGCTGGACTATGGGGCCAATCCAAACATACGTAACAAAAAAGGCAACACATCACTATTCGATATTGTTGAACATGGCGACATTGAAACACTGAAAGTGTTTTTGGATCGTGCTGATTTAAATATGACCAATATCGATGGTGAAACAGCACTGTGTCGCTCCATCGTAGTTCGAAAACCTGAAATGTTCAATTTACTTTTGGAACATGGAGCCGATCCAACCATCACCAATAAACACAAAAATACCGTCATTCATACGATTGTTGAATTCAATGAAGTTGAACGATTTAAATCGATTTTAAATAAAGGAGTCAATCTGAACATTTGCGATGTAGATGGCTTCTCGTTACTTCATTACGCtgtcaaaaatgtaaatatcgaAATTTTTCAATTGCTTTTAGACGAAAATGTTGACTTAAATATACCAAACAATCACGGTGAAACACCAATATTTTACGCGATCAGATGCTGTAACTATAAAGCAGTTGAGCTTCTTTTGGAAAGAGGAGCAGACACAAACATGGTCAATAAAAACGGCGATACATTTCTCCACTATGCAGTAGCAACGAACGAAGTCAGTTTATTCGaatcaattttaaaacaatgcaaaaatttcgcACTCGTTCGCAATCAAAAGAATGAGACAGTGCTCCATTGGGCAGCGAAAAGTGGCAACCATCAGATGTTGGAACTCATTTTAAAACAAGAAATTGATCTGAATGTGACTGATAAAGATGGTCTTACACCACTTCACCACGCTGCATTGTGTGGAAATTTAGAAACAATGATGATTCTCCTCGACAAAGGTGCTGATTCAAAAGTTGTCACTTTCGATGGCAACACGTTGCTTCACTGTGCTGCCCACAAATGCAACAATATTGAGCTTAAAGTAATTGAAAGACTCGGTTTTGATATCACAAGCGTGAATAACAATGGAAAATCATTATTACACATTGCCGTGATCGGTGCAAATATTTCTGCTGCCATTTTTTTCCTCGAACGAGGAATCGAACCTAATATCATTGATGTTAATCATCGTACACCGCTTCATTGGGCTGTATTGACAAACGAGCTTGAAGAAATTTCCAAATTGCTCATTCGAAACGGTGCTGATCTCAATGCTGCAGATAAATTCGATTGTACTCCACTGCACTATGCTGTagaaaaaagtaaatacaaCTTGACTAAAATGTTGATACAACGTGGTGCTGAAATCAACGCACGTGACAAGCTAGGTCGAACTGCCTTgcacaaatttacaaaaaattcgattCCATTCGTCGATTTGCTGTTGAAAAAAGGTGCAAACGTCGACATTGTCGATGTGTACGAACGATCGCCTTTATACTACATGGTAATCCCAAAAAATCTCAAATCTCCGAACTTTAATATGATAGCGTTGATGTCTAGATTTGGTGCTGTGAAGTTGGATAAGACTGGATGGACGCTTTTACATGTGGCCGTTGTTTATTTGCAATATCCAGTAGTGGTGGATATTTTTCAAAGGCTTGATAATATCGATGTGAACGTGCGAGATAATAGTGGAAGGACGCCATTGCATATGGCCGCGGCGCGAGGCAGAGTTGGAATTGTTGCGCTGCTCATACGCAACGGGGCCGACATTGACGCCACGGACGATCGCGGAAACACACCTCTGCAGAGTGCCATTGAGAAAAGTAGAATTAAAGTTGtagaatatttaaaagaaaagagATAA